The Actinomadura sp. WMMB 499 genome includes a window with the following:
- a CDS encoding serine/threonine-protein kinase, translating to MRPLQAGDPARVGRYQVLARLGAGGMGVVYLARSPGARLAALKLVRREFADDAGFRERFRREIAAASTVSGVYTAPVLDSDADAPQPWYAAAYVPAPALNEAIGSVGPLPEPAVRALGAGLAEALRAIHAAGLVHRDLKPGNILLAEDGPRIIDFGIAKATDATRITRTGAMIGTLAYMAPSRSPRAGTPDPRRTCSRWRACWSTRPPAPGRSASATPPRCSTRSCTRNRASTACPRHCAKYSPPAWPRSPPDAPRWTPSSQH from the coding sequence GTGCGGCCACTGCAGGCAGGGGACCCCGCGCGGGTCGGCCGGTACCAGGTCCTCGCCCGGCTCGGCGCGGGCGGGATGGGGGTCGTCTACCTCGCCCGGTCGCCGGGCGCACGACTGGCGGCGCTGAAGCTCGTCCGGCGGGAGTTCGCCGACGACGCGGGCTTCCGGGAGCGGTTCCGCCGCGAGATCGCCGCCGCGAGCACGGTGAGCGGGGTGTACACGGCCCCGGTGCTGGACTCCGACGCCGACGCGCCCCAACCCTGGTACGCCGCCGCCTACGTCCCCGCGCCCGCGCTGAACGAGGCCATCGGGAGCGTCGGCCCGCTGCCCGAGCCCGCCGTCCGGGCGCTGGGCGCGGGGCTGGCGGAAGCGCTGCGGGCGATCCACGCGGCCGGCCTCGTCCACCGCGATCTCAAGCCCGGCAACATCCTGCTGGCCGAGGACGGCCCCAGGATCATCGACTTCGGGATCGCCAAGGCCACCGACGCCACGCGGATCACCCGCACCGGCGCCATGATCGGCACCCTGGCCTACATGGCCCCGAGCAGATCGCCGAGAGCAGGGACGCCGGACCCGCGGCGGACGTGTTCTCGCTGGCGGGCGTGCTGGTCTACGCGGCCACCGGCGCCCGGCCGTTCGGCGAGCGCGACCCCGCCACGGTGCTCTACGAGGTCATGTACGAGGAACCGTGCCTCGACGGCGTGCCCGCGTCACTGCGCGAAGTACTCGCCGCCTGCCTGGCCAAGGAGCCCGCCGGACGCCCCCCGCTGGACTCCGTCCTCGCAGCACTGA
- a CDS encoding FadR/GntR family transcriptional regulator codes for MTVGRTRGRATSSRNSRTEEVQQRVKQLILERGLAVGDPMPTEFELVEELDVSRNSLREALKALQAVGIVEIRHGFGMYVGSMSLGALVDELTFHARISKRQGRDDLAHLVDIREILERGLIDQVIDRGLNSGTSELDEVMRRMEAEASAGQVTPETDRLFHELLYRPLANPIVNQLLGAFWDVYRTLQHDLAPVVQEADDVAQRHRDIYDALRAGDRTAAAAAMAAHFRGIRDRLESGATGN; via the coding sequence ATGACCGTCGGCCGTACGCGCGGACGCGCCACGAGCAGCCGCAACAGCCGCACCGAGGAGGTGCAGCAGCGGGTCAAGCAGCTCATCCTCGAGCGCGGTCTCGCGGTCGGCGACCCGATGCCCACCGAGTTCGAGCTCGTCGAGGAGCTCGACGTCAGCCGCAACTCGCTCCGCGAGGCACTCAAGGCGCTCCAGGCCGTCGGCATCGTCGAGATCCGGCACGGCTTCGGCATGTACGTCGGCAGCATGTCGCTCGGCGCCCTCGTCGACGAGCTGACCTTCCACGCCCGCATCTCCAAGCGGCAGGGCCGCGACGACCTAGCGCACCTGGTCGATATCCGGGAGATCCTCGAGCGCGGCCTGATCGACCAGGTCATCGACCGCGGCCTGAACTCCGGCACGTCCGAACTCGACGAGGTCATGCGCCGGATGGAGGCCGAGGCGTCCGCCGGCCAGGTCACCCCCGAGACCGACCGGCTGTTCCACGAGCTGCTCTACCGGCCGCTCGCGAACCCCATCGTCAACCAGCTCCTCGGCGCCTTCTGGGACGTCTACCGCACCCTCCAGCACGACCTCGCCCCGGTCGTCCAGGAGGCGGACGACGTCGCCCAGCGGCACCGCGACATCTACGACGCGCTGCGCGCCGGCGACCGGACGGCGGCCGCCGCCGCGATGGCCGCGCACTTCCGCGGCATCCGCGACCGCCTCGAATCGGGCGCCACCGGGAACTGA
- a CDS encoding PQQ-binding-like beta-propeller repeat protein yields MYEEPCLDGVPASLREVLAACLAKEPAGRPPLDSVLAALTPADLHVLTTPALRREIAAREAEATRVATEPVTLPPTPRVDDTEAGKVGRRRILGIAAVAVAGIGAGTAGWASTRGTSTPAKPAPRASAPATAPPPAWTFTPPRPMSGTSIVLVAGDVVLWGGGEDMYGVDARSGRRLWTQEKANAAYSGNLARGSSFVVVGGVVGDFEDQRIMSIDARTGRTTNLPRPRAVSASSVLGVVGDTVIVASPRNVWALDLATGEIRWHLSDHRWLSGAVDRTGLYLSTDPSLAALDPATGRERWVRTWPASGDRDGASLDIAVAGGRVFGNFGDTLQAVDTATGRPVWSRDTDTQFDTVVPAGGDVIFKDEVLRVYDQATGAPRWTLAGPEPFHGDPGHLAADGGLVAAAFSDPAGPSRGILVAGTDGRALWTHRAPTGSQSGWHVAVSGSSVFAADDERLYRFEARR; encoded by the coding sequence ATGTACGAGGAACCGTGCCTCGACGGCGTGCCCGCGTCACTGCGCGAAGTACTCGCCGCCTGCCTGGCCAAGGAGCCCGCCGGACGCCCCCCGCTGGACTCCGTCCTCGCAGCACTGACCCCCGCCGACCTCCATGTGCTGACCACGCCCGCGCTGCGCCGGGAGATCGCGGCCAGGGAGGCCGAGGCGACCAGGGTGGCGACGGAGCCGGTCACGCTGCCCCCGACACCGAGGGTCGACGACACGGAGGCGGGCAAGGTCGGGCGGCGCCGGATCCTGGGAATCGCCGCCGTCGCCGTCGCCGGCATCGGCGCGGGGACGGCGGGCTGGGCGTCGACCCGCGGGACCTCCACGCCCGCCAAGCCCGCGCCCCGCGCGTCCGCCCCCGCCACGGCGCCCCCGCCCGCGTGGACGTTCACCCCGCCCCGGCCCATGAGCGGGACGTCGATCGTGCTGGTGGCCGGCGATGTCGTGCTGTGGGGCGGAGGAGAGGACATGTACGGGGTGGACGCCCGCTCGGGGCGGCGGCTGTGGACGCAGGAGAAGGCCAACGCCGCGTACTCGGGCAACCTCGCCCGCGGATCGTCGTTCGTCGTCGTCGGCGGCGTGGTCGGCGACTTCGAGGATCAGAGGATCATGTCGATCGACGCCCGGACCGGCAGGACCACGAACCTTCCCAGGCCGCGCGCCGTCTCCGCCTCGTCCGTCCTCGGCGTGGTCGGCGACACGGTCATCGTGGCTTCGCCGAGGAACGTCTGGGCGCTGGACCTGGCGACCGGCGAGATCCGGTGGCACCTCTCCGACCACCGGTGGCTCTCCGGAGCCGTCGACCGGACCGGCCTCTACCTCAGCACCGACCCGTCCCTCGCCGCGCTCGACCCCGCCACGGGCCGGGAGCGCTGGGTCCGCACCTGGCCCGCGAGCGGCGACCGGGACGGGGCGAGCCTGGACATCGCGGTCGCCGGCGGGCGCGTGTTCGGCAACTTCGGTGACACCCTCCAGGCGGTCGACACCGCCACCGGGAGGCCCGTGTGGTCGCGCGACACCGACACGCAGTTCGACACCGTCGTCCCCGCCGGTGGCGACGTGATCTTCAAGGACGAGGTTCTGCGGGTCTACGACCAGGCGACCGGCGCCCCCCGGTGGACGCTGGCCGGTCCGGAACCGTTCCACGGCGACCCGGGACACCTCGCGGCGGACGGCGGCCTCGTCGCGGCCGCCTTCAGCGACCCGGCGGGCCCGTCCAGGGGCATCCTCGTCGCCGGGACCGACGGCCGGGCACTGTGGACGCACCGGGCGCCGACGGGCTCGCAGAGCGGCTGGCACGTCGCGGTGTCCGGTTCGTCGGTCTTCGCGGCCGACGACGAGCGGCTCTACCGCTTCGAGGCGCGGCGATGA
- a CDS encoding exo-alpha-sialidase — MPPRPRAAAVTAAAVTALALLVPPARAATGQSATVTQDCTSGRIQETVVNDTASATTFTLTWPGQGTWTARVAPGDRAHFHFTKPSGTAYTFRTTTPQGFDQTDSGVLDCSNALSVRAAMDCAAPHRLRLILDNRSETAKRFTVAWPGRAGSPWTVDVPARSGDDGLYWTVPDGTPYTFEVSSGSWSRTISGTSGCGVQPGEPGMNSQTVLTTSTVIEGLGKPAKSVRIPGLAVAADGTIVAVMDARVDGSYDLGGGTNNIQIAMTRSTDGGATWTTPEIIAKPATTSQGYGDPSLLVDRTTGKIFCFFTYAPKPGVGFWGSEPGDTSETSTTNTHITYISSTDGGASWSAPVDLNPHVRKPDWAGMFASSGHGVQLDSGRLVQPIVYMDSGGATHAANIYSDDHGATWHNGTAAASGVNESKLIQRATGRVAQNMRHNAGGDRWYAMADDVTAPFGTAWKSGLIDPGNNGDEISHLLPRSGAPALTDVALHSNTADTSRTDLTVRLSRDDGASWPHHALLKPGASGYSTLAVLPDGSVAALHEIGATGGIVFTRFTIPWLEN; from the coding sequence ATGCCCCCGCGCCCCCGAGCCGCGGCGGTCACCGCCGCCGCCGTCACCGCGCTCGCCCTCCTCGTCCCGCCCGCCCGCGCCGCCACCGGCCAGTCCGCCACCGTCACCCAGGACTGCACGTCGGGCCGCATCCAAGAAACGGTCGTCAACGACACGGCGTCCGCCACGACCTTCACCCTCACCTGGCCCGGCCAGGGAACCTGGACGGCCCGCGTCGCCCCCGGCGACCGCGCCCACTTCCACTTCACCAAGCCGTCCGGCACCGCCTACACGTTCCGCACGACGACCCCGCAGGGCTTCGACCAGACCGACTCGGGCGTCCTCGACTGCTCGAACGCGCTGAGCGTCCGCGCCGCCATGGACTGCGCCGCCCCGCACCGCCTCCGCCTGATCCTCGACAACCGCTCGGAGACCGCGAAGCGGTTCACCGTCGCGTGGCCCGGCCGCGCCGGTTCCCCCTGGACGGTCGACGTCCCCGCCCGTTCCGGCGATGACGGCCTCTACTGGACGGTCCCCGACGGAACCCCGTACACGTTCGAGGTGTCGTCAGGCTCCTGGTCCCGCACCATCTCGGGCACCTCGGGCTGCGGCGTCCAGCCGGGCGAACCGGGCATGAACTCCCAGACCGTCCTCACCACCTCGACCGTCATCGAGGGCCTCGGCAAGCCCGCGAAGTCGGTCCGCATCCCCGGCCTCGCCGTCGCCGCCGACGGGACGATCGTCGCCGTGATGGACGCCCGCGTCGACGGCAGTTACGACCTCGGCGGCGGCACGAACAACATCCAGATCGCGATGACCCGCAGCACCGACGGCGGCGCGACCTGGACCACCCCGGAGATCATCGCGAAGCCGGCGACGACCTCGCAGGGCTACGGCGACCCGAGCCTCCTCGTCGACCGCACCACCGGCAAGATCTTCTGCTTCTTCACGTACGCCCCGAAGCCGGGCGTCGGCTTCTGGGGGTCCGAGCCCGGCGACACGTCCGAGACGTCCACCACCAACACCCACATCACCTACATCTCCTCGACCGACGGCGGCGCCTCCTGGAGCGCCCCGGTCGACCTGAACCCGCACGTCCGCAAGCCCGACTGGGCGGGCATGTTCGCCTCCTCCGGCCACGGCGTCCAGCTCGACTCCGGCCGCCTCGTCCAGCCGATCGTCTACATGGACTCCGGCGGCGCCACCCACGCCGCGAACATCTACTCCGACGACCACGGCGCCACCTGGCACAACGGCACCGCCGCCGCCTCCGGCGTCAACGAGAGCAAGCTGATCCAGCGCGCCACCGGCCGCGTCGCGCAGAACATGCGCCACAACGCGGGCGGCGACCGCTGGTACGCGATGGCCGACGACGTCACCGCCCCCTTCGGCACCGCCTGGAAGAGCGGCCTCATCGACCCCGGCAACAACGGCGACGAGATCTCCCACCTCCTCCCGCGCTCCGGCGCCCCCGCCCTCACCGACGTCGCCCTGCACAGCAACACCGCCGACACGTCCCGCACCGACCTGACCGTCCGCCTCAGCCGCGACGACGGCGCGAGCTGGCCGCACCACGCCCTCCTCAAGCCCGGCGCGTCCGGCTACTCCACCCTGGCCGTCCTCCCCGACGGCTCCGTCGCCGCCCTCCACGAGATCGGCGCCACCGGCGGCATCGTCTTCACCCGTTTCACGATCCCCTGGCTCGAGAACTGA
- a CDS encoding serine/threonine-protein kinase encodes MSVEPLDRSDPRRIGGRITLLGRLGAGGMGRVYYGVTDGHEQVAVKVIKADLVDRDEVRERFARETEALRTLEGTHLASLVDASGEDDAEPWLAMEYVRGLTLGELVRARGPLPVRDGAALGVLLAGALRDVHAAGLLHRDLKPGNVLLGRDGPKVIDFGLVAFADGPSDLTTSRSMLGTPHCMPPEQMQTPKEITAAADVHALGATLLFALTGHYPYAAETIHGVIGKVVSRHVEPDLDGLPEAFAGPVAAMLAFDAGDRPPLPRIVHELSGACGPVPEAITALALATYVERESDPADVAPPRPPRADLSAVAPPGSLLAALADRLRTGYAVSARF; translated from the coding sequence GTGAGCGTGGAACCTCTGGACCGCTCCGACCCCCGGCGGATCGGCGGGCGCATCACGCTGCTCGGGCGTCTCGGCGCGGGCGGCATGGGTCGCGTCTACTACGGCGTCACCGACGGCCACGAGCAGGTCGCGGTCAAGGTGATCAAGGCCGATCTGGTCGACCGGGACGAGGTGCGGGAGCGGTTCGCGCGGGAGACCGAGGCGCTGCGGACGCTGGAGGGGACGCACCTCGCCTCGCTCGTCGACGCGTCCGGCGAGGACGACGCGGAGCCGTGGCTCGCGATGGAGTACGTCCGGGGGCTGACGCTCGGCGAACTGGTCAGGGCGCGCGGGCCGCTGCCCGTGCGGGACGGCGCGGCGCTGGGTGTCCTGCTCGCGGGCGCGCTGCGCGACGTCCACGCGGCCGGGCTGCTGCACCGCGACCTCAAGCCCGGCAACGTCCTGCTCGGCCGGGACGGCCCGAAGGTGATCGACTTCGGGCTGGTCGCGTTCGCGGACGGCCCCTCGGACCTGACGACGTCACGGTCGATGCTCGGCACGCCGCACTGCATGCCGCCCGAGCAGATGCAGACGCCCAAGGAGATCACCGCCGCCGCCGACGTGCACGCGCTCGGCGCGACGCTGCTGTTCGCGTTGACCGGCCACTACCCGTACGCGGCCGAGACGATCCACGGCGTCATCGGGAAGGTCGTCTCGCGGCACGTCGAGCCCGATCTGGACGGTCTCCCGGAGGCGTTCGCGGGGCCGGTCGCGGCGATGCTGGCGTTCGACGCGGGCGACCGGCCGCCGCTGCCGCGGATCGTCCACGAACTCTCCGGGGCGTGCGGCCCCGTCCCGGAGGCGATCACCGCCCTGGCCCTGGCAACCTATGTGGAACGCGAATCGGATCCGGCGGACGTCGCGCCGCCCCGGCCGCCGCGCGCCGACCTGTCGGCCGTCGCGCCGCCGGGGTCGCTGCTGGCCGCGCTCGCCGACCGCCTTCGCACCGGCTACGCCGTGTCCGCGCGGTTCTGA
- a CDS encoding DEAD/DEAH box helicase: MTEHDTSMPPGARIEVRDAEWIVRTCAPIGDGHYKITAVGASEFVRDEEAVFFTDIERPQQLRAEETILEPDGTARFAKSRLFLEAVLRRTPLPQTERGLALADRFLLDGLGYQRRPAELALKGIRPRLLIADVVGLGKTLEIGLILAELIRRGRGERILVVTPQQVLEQFQRELWTRFAIPLIRLDSVGIERIQQELPAGRNPFTHYKRIIVSVDTLKNEGKYGQHLEKMDWDAVVIDESHNLIGESTLRNRLAKLLARRTDALLLASATPHNGKAQSFAELVRMLDPAAIVDDERYEPKEIEHLYIRRTKVSPEVLDEMGARWPERGPSVPVRCAATPAEERVFEELARVWLAGTVVDGRNRLFPYTLLKAFLSSHRALRTTVTNRLRNAKDAREIEALTTLEALADGVRDDDSAKLAALVAELEKIGVRDGTRAVVFSESVETVNWLAEVLPKRLKLPKGAVDRMLGSGMTDQQQLEIIERFGLSNSDVRLLITTDVTSEGVNLHRECHHLIHYDVPWSLIRIEQRNGRIDRYGQKHRPQFSALLLTSAVEGAKDDLTVSAKLLEKEETAHRAFGTAEAITGEYRPEKEERRLIQDLLAGKTVEESVPDEPLGDMLANLLGPVDGQLSEDGPARADVPRLFAGTREFVTEAVDTLRLLPDLEDDGALLAFTPPPDLVHRLSALPAAYLKEHDVRTRMRVTFDEGLASRKLTEARAQKTMWPEIAYLSDLHPLVEWVTDKVLVQLGRQSAPVIVAAVDEPTYLVQGVYSNHLGQPTVVEWMAVRDGRVLPEPMPDLLAAAGVGPDMANTGRPLDLEPLQARLPAAVAAARHHLDERRAHYDAEIAGPLDDYRTHLASWQQLTLDGTHVTQRKRERVDDTVDRQQRLLDSLETTGEPLLRVLAVLVPREDSG, encoded by the coding sequence TTGACCGAGCACGACACCTCGATGCCCCCCGGCGCCCGGATCGAGGTCCGCGACGCCGAGTGGATCGTCCGGACCTGCGCGCCCATCGGCGACGGCCACTACAAGATCACGGCCGTGGGGGCGTCGGAGTTCGTCCGGGACGAGGAGGCGGTGTTCTTCACCGACATCGAGCGGCCCCAGCAGCTGCGGGCGGAGGAGACGATCCTCGAACCGGACGGGACGGCCCGGTTCGCGAAGAGCCGGCTGTTCCTGGAGGCCGTGCTGCGACGCACGCCGCTGCCGCAGACCGAGCGGGGCCTGGCGCTCGCCGACCGGTTCCTGCTCGACGGGCTCGGCTACCAGCGGCGGCCCGCCGAGCTGGCGCTGAAGGGCATCCGCCCCCGGCTGCTGATCGCGGACGTCGTCGGCCTCGGCAAGACCCTCGAGATCGGGCTGATCCTGGCGGAGCTGATCCGGCGCGGGCGCGGCGAGCGGATCCTCGTGGTGACGCCGCAGCAGGTGCTCGAGCAGTTCCAGCGGGAGCTGTGGACGCGGTTCGCGATCCCGCTGATCCGGCTCGACTCGGTCGGCATCGAGCGCATCCAGCAGGAGCTTCCGGCGGGCCGCAACCCGTTCACCCACTACAAGCGGATCATCGTGTCGGTCGACACCCTCAAGAACGAGGGCAAGTACGGGCAGCATCTCGAGAAGATGGACTGGGACGCGGTCGTCATCGACGAGTCCCACAACCTCATCGGGGAGTCCACGCTCCGCAACCGGCTCGCGAAGCTGCTCGCCCGCCGGACGGACGCGCTGCTGCTGGCCAGCGCGACCCCGCACAACGGCAAGGCGCAGTCGTTCGCCGAACTGGTCCGGATGCTCGACCCGGCCGCGATCGTCGACGACGAGCGCTACGAGCCGAAGGAGATCGAGCACCTCTACATCCGCCGCACCAAGGTGAGCCCCGAGGTGCTCGACGAGATGGGCGCCCGGTGGCCGGAGCGCGGCCCGTCCGTCCCGGTCCGGTGCGCGGCGACCCCGGCGGAGGAGCGGGTGTTCGAGGAGCTGGCGCGGGTGTGGCTCGCCGGAACCGTCGTCGACGGCCGCAACCGGCTGTTCCCGTACACACTGCTCAAGGCGTTCCTCTCCTCGCACCGGGCCCTCCGGACGACCGTCACGAACCGGCTCCGCAACGCCAAGGACGCGCGCGAGATCGAGGCGCTCACCACTCTCGAGGCTCTCGCGGACGGCGTCCGCGACGACGACTCGGCGAAGCTCGCGGCACTCGTCGCCGAACTCGAGAAGATCGGCGTCAGGGACGGCACCCGCGCCGTCGTGTTCTCCGAGAGCGTCGAGACGGTGAACTGGCTCGCCGAGGTGCTCCCGAAGCGCCTCAAGCTGCCGAAGGGCGCCGTCGACCGGATGCTCGGCAGCGGCATGACCGACCAGCAGCAGCTGGAGATCATCGAACGGTTCGGGCTGTCGAACAGCGACGTCCGGCTGCTGATCACCACCGACGTCACGTCCGAGGGCGTGAACCTGCACCGCGAGTGCCACCACCTGATCCACTACGACGTGCCGTGGAGCCTCATCCGGATCGAGCAGCGCAACGGCCGCATCGACCGGTACGGGCAGAAGCACCGGCCGCAGTTCTCCGCGCTCCTGCTCACGTCCGCCGTCGAGGGCGCCAAGGACGACCTGACGGTGTCGGCGAAGCTGCTGGAGAAGGAGGAGACCGCGCACCGGGCGTTCGGCACCGCCGAGGCCATCACCGGCGAGTACCGTCCGGAGAAGGAGGAGCGGCGCCTCATCCAGGACCTCCTCGCCGGCAAGACCGTCGAGGAGTCCGTGCCGGACGAACCCCTCGGCGACATGCTCGCGAACCTGCTCGGCCCCGTCGACGGGCAGCTCTCCGAGGACGGACCGGCCCGCGCGGACGTCCCGCGCCTGTTCGCGGGGACGCGCGAGTTCGTCACCGAGGCCGTCGACACGCTCCGCCTCCTGCCCGACCTCGAGGACGACGGCGCGCTCCTCGCGTTCACCCCGCCGCCCGACCTCGTGCACCGGCTGTCCGCGCTGCCCGCCGCGTACCTGAAGGAGCACGACGTCAGGACGCGGATGCGCGTCACGTTCGACGAAGGGCTGGCGTCGCGGAAGCTCACCGAGGCCCGCGCCCAGAAGACGATGTGGCCCGAGATCGCCTACCTGTCGGACCTGCACCCACTCGTGGAGTGGGTGACGGACAAGGTGCTCGTCCAGCTCGGCCGCCAGTCGGCCCCGGTGATCGTCGCGGCCGTGGACGAGCCGACGTACCTGGTGCAGGGCGTGTACTCGAACCACTTGGGCCAGCCGACCGTCGTCGAGTGGATGGCCGTCCGGGACGGCCGCGTCCTGCCCGAGCCCATGCCCGACCTCCTCGCCGCCGCGGGCGTCGGGCCCGACATGGCGAACACCGGGCGCCCCCTCGACCTCGAACCGCTCCAGGCCCGCCTCCCCGCCGCCGTCGCCGCCGCGCGCCACCACCTGGACGAGCGCCGCGCCCACTACGACGCCGAGATCGCCGGGCCGCTCGACGACTACCGCACGCACCTGGCGTCCTGGCAGCAGCTCACCCTGGACGGGACGCACGTCACGCAGCGCAAGCGGGAACGCGTGGACGACACCGTCGACCGGCAGCAGCGCCTCCTCGACTCCCTGGAGACGACGGGCGAACCCCTCCTCCGCGTCCTCGCCGTCCTCGTCCCCCGCGAGGACTCCGGATGA
- a CDS encoding serine/threonine-protein kinase — MTALEPGDPERIGRYRLLRRLGEGGMGVVYLGASPAGRAVAIKVVRPELAADPDFRARFRGEVEAARKVGGAFTGPVVEAEPGGTVPWLAIAYVNGLSLRETIDRYGPMPEPLLRTLGAGLGEALVAIHEAGLLHRDLKPDNILLAKDGPKVIDFGISKAADTATLTAEGQFIGSPGYMSPEQIRGKRLTPAADVFAYGAVLAFAATGRPPFGKGAVPAIVHRTLHEEPDLRGVPASLARLVASCLSRDPDRRPPAELLPSLLAAEPAAPGWLPGDMGEELRQLEDTLVLDLRTFARARTRRRLLIGGAAAAGLAAIGGGTAAALAATQNETGHRLSPPKPLWRTEIEDEDDLSLVVRSRSLIAIAHRVFEHELRGYSLATGRQIWSEEGRLAAGPALVYTTAGSGGTVVARDESRTVKWTYDPPEEHEYPEFAGPANGLLALSGDRTITGLDPATGRRLWTHEGPRASHPVLFDIRGRTLLGRQEEEGEHRHLALDTTTGAVRWSMPLGTSLVLPRGGLIFTSPSRTTLDALSLDTGRKLWSADLPDAARDPDDGTLSINVTVAGGLVYMNGPTIYALDASTGRQRWTHTPASPDGRTRNLLVDGGYAYVLEGPRLVALNARTGKRLWSADTPVSDTAPLVAAGGLICTGVAGTAGSGLYGWDAGTGRLVWNHPVTTPVSTEQWTFDSDGTTLAAAHGTTLLAFHLG, encoded by the coding sequence ATGACGGCGCTGGAGCCCGGCGACCCCGAACGCATCGGGCGGTACCGCCTGCTGCGGCGCCTGGGCGAGGGCGGCATGGGGGTGGTCTACCTGGGCGCGTCCCCGGCGGGACGGGCGGTGGCCATCAAGGTCGTGCGGCCCGAACTCGCCGCGGACCCGGACTTCCGCGCCAGGTTCCGGGGCGAGGTCGAGGCCGCCCGGAAGGTCGGCGGCGCGTTCACCGGCCCGGTCGTCGAGGCCGAACCGGGCGGCACCGTCCCGTGGCTGGCCATCGCGTACGTCAACGGCCTCAGCCTGCGGGAGACGATCGACCGGTACGGGCCCATGCCCGAGCCGCTGCTGCGCACCCTCGGCGCCGGACTGGGCGAGGCCCTGGTCGCGATCCACGAGGCGGGCCTGCTGCACCGCGACCTCAAACCGGACAACATCCTGCTCGCCAAGGACGGCCCCAAGGTCATCGACTTCGGCATCAGCAAGGCCGCCGACACCGCCACGCTCACCGCGGAGGGCCAGTTCATCGGCTCCCCCGGCTACATGTCCCCCGAGCAGATCCGCGGGAAGCGCCTCACACCGGCCGCCGACGTGTTCGCCTACGGCGCCGTGCTGGCCTTCGCCGCCACCGGCCGCCCGCCGTTCGGCAAGGGCGCGGTCCCCGCGATCGTCCACCGGACCCTGCACGAGGAACCCGACCTGCGCGGCGTCCCGGCGTCCCTGGCCCGGCTGGTGGCCTCCTGCCTCAGCCGCGACCCCGACCGGCGCCCGCCCGCGGAGTTGCTGCCGTCCCTGCTGGCCGCCGAGCCGGCCGCGCCCGGCTGGCTCCCCGGTGACATGGGCGAGGAGCTGCGGCAACTGGAGGACACGCTCGTCCTGGATCTGCGGACGTTCGCCAGGGCCCGCACCCGGCGACGGCTGCTGATCGGCGGGGCCGCCGCCGCCGGACTCGCCGCCATCGGCGGCGGAACCGCCGCCGCACTGGCCGCGACCCAGAACGAGACGGGACACCGGCTCTCCCCGCCGAAGCCGCTGTGGCGGACCGAGATCGAAGACGAGGACGACCTCTCCCTCGTGGTCCGCTCCCGATCGCTGATCGCGATCGCCCACAGGGTCTTCGAGCACGAGCTCCGCGGCTACTCGCTGGCCACCGGACGGCAGATCTGGTCCGAAGAAGGCCGCCTCGCCGCCGGACCGGCGCTCGTCTACACGACGGCCGGTTCCGGCGGCACGGTCGTCGCCAGGGACGAGTCCCGGACGGTCAAGTGGACCTACGACCCACCGGAGGAACACGAGTACCCCGAGTTCGCGGGCCCGGCCAACGGGCTGCTGGCCCTCAGCGGTGATCGGACGATCACCGGCCTGGACCCCGCCACCGGCCGCCGGCTGTGGACCCACGAGGGGCCGCGGGCGTCGCACCCCGTCCTCTTCGACATCCGGGGCCGCACCCTCCTCGGCCGTCAAGAGGAGGAGGGCGAGCACCGGCACCTCGCGCTCGACACCACGACGGGCGCCGTCCGGTGGTCCATGCCCCTCGGGACGTCGCTCGTGCTGCCGCGCGGTGGCCTGATCTTCACCAGCCCCTCTCGCACCACTCTCGACGCGCTGTCGCTGGACACCGGCCGGAAGCTCTGGAGCGCCGACCTCCCCGACGCCGCGCGGGACCCCGACGACGGCACGCTCTCGATCAACGTGACGGTGGCCGGCGGACTCGTCTACATGAACGGCCCGACCATCTACGCCCTGGACGCGTCCACCGGCCGGCAGCGATGGACCCACACACCGGCCTCACCCGACGGCCGAACCCGGAACCTCCTGGTCGACGGCGGATACGCCTACGTCCTGGAGGGCCCGCGACTCGTCGCCCTCAATGCCCGCACCGGCAAGCGTCTCTGGTCCGCCGACACCCCGGTGTCCGACACCGCCCCGCTGGTCGCCGCCGGCGGTCTGATCTGCACCGGCGTGGCGGGCACAGCGGGCTCGGGACTCTACGGCTGGGACGCCGGGACAGGGCGGCTCGTCTGGAACCACCCGGTAACGACCCCCGTCTCCACCGAGCAGTGGACGTTCGACAGCGACGGCACCACCCTCGCCGCCGCACACGGCACCACCCTCCTCGCCTTCCACCTCGGCTGA